The Onychomys torridus chromosome 4, mOncTor1.1, whole genome shotgun sequence genome includes a window with the following:
- the Tbr1 gene encoding T-box brain protein 1, whose amino-acid sequence MQLEHCLSPSIMLSKKFLNVSSSYPHSGGSELVLHDHPIISTTDNLERSSPLKKITRGMTNQSDTDNFPDSKDSPGDVQRSKLSPVLDGVSELRHSFDGSAADRYLLSQSSQPQSAATAPSAMFPYPGQHGPAHPAFSIGSPSRYMAHHPVITNGAYNSLLSNSSPQGYPTAGYPYPQQYGHSYQGAPFYQFSSTQPGLVPGKAQVYLCNRPLWLKFHRHQTEMIITKQGRRMFPFLSFNISGLDPTAHYNIFVDVILADPNHWRFQGGKWVPCGKADTNVQGNRVYMHPDSPNTGAHWMRQEISFGKLKLTNNKGASNNNGQMVVLQSLHKYQPRLHVVEVNEDGTEDTSQPGRVQTFTFPETQFIAVTAYQNTDITQLKIDHNPFAKGFRDNYDTIYTGCDMDRLTPSPNDSPRSQIVPGARYAMAGSFLQDQFVSNYAKARFHPGAGAGPGPGTDRSVPHTNGLLSPQQAEDPGAPSPQRWFVTPANNRLDFAASAYDTATDFAGNAATLLSYAAAGVKALPLQAAGCTGRPLGYYADPSGWGARSPPQYCGAKSGSVLPCWPNSAAAAARMAGANPYLGEEAEGLAAERSPLAPAAAAEDAKPKDLSDSSWIETPSSIKSIDSSDSGIYEQAKRRRISPADTPVSESSSPLKSEVLAQRDCEKNCAKDIGGYYGFYSHS is encoded by the exons ATGCAGCTGGAGCATtgcctctctccttctatcatgctCTCCAAGAAATTTCTCAATGTGAGCAGCAGCTACCCACATTCGGGCGGATCTGAGCTTGTCTTGCACGATCATCCCATTATCTCGACCACTGACAACCTGGAGAGAAGTTCACCTTTGAAAAAAATTACCAGGGGGATGACGAATCAGTCAGATACAGACAATTTTCCTGACTCCAAGGACTCACCAGGGGACGTCCAGAGAAGTAAACTCTCTCCTGTCTTGGACGGGGTCTCTGAGCTTCGTCACAGTTTCGATGGCTCTGCTGCAGATCGTTACCTCCTCTCTCAGTCCAGCCAGCCACAGTCTGCGGCCACTGCTCCCAGTGCCATGTTCCCGTACCCCGGCCAGCACGGACCGGCGCATCCCGCCTTCTCCATCGGCAGCCCCAGTCGCTACATGGCCCACCACCCGGTTATCACCAACGGAGCTTACAACAGCCTGCTGTCCAACTCCTCGCCGCAAGGCTACCCCACGGCCGGCTACCCCTACCCACAGCAGTACGGCCACTCCTACCAAGGAGCTCCGTTCTACCAGTTCTCCTCCACCCAGCCCGGGCTGGTGCCGGGCAAGGCGCAGGTATACCTGTGCAACAGGCCACTTTGGCTGAAATTTCATCGGCATCAAACGGAGATGATCATCACTAAACAGGGAAG GCGCATGTTTCCCTTTTTGAGTTTTAACATTTCTGGTCTCGATCCCACCGCTCATTACAATATTTTTGTGGATGTGATTTTGGCGGATCCCAATCACTGGAGGTTTCAAGGAGGCAAATGGGTTCCTTGTGGCAAAGCGGACACCAATGTGCAAG gaaaCCGGGTCTATATGCATCCGGATTCCCCCAACACTGGGGCTCACTGGATGAGGCAAGAAATCTCTTTTggaaaattaaaactaaccaaCAACAAGGGAGCATCCAACAACAATGGGCag ATGGTGGTTTTACAGTCCCTTCACAAGTACCAGCCCCGTCTGCACGTGGTAGAAGTGAACGAGGACGGCACTGAGGACACCAGCCAGCCTGGCCGTGTCCAGACGTTCACTTTCCCGGAGACTCAGTTCATCGCTGTCACCGCCTACCAGAACACCGAT aTTACACAACTAAAAATAGACCACAACCCCTTTGCAAAAGGATTTCGAGATAATTATGACAC gATCTACACGGGCTGCGACATGGACCGCCTGACCCCTTCGCCCAACGACTCTCCGCGCTCGCAGATAGTGCCCGGCGCCCGCTATGCCATGGCCGGCTCTTTCCTGCAGGACCAGTTCGTGAGCAACTACGCCAAGGCCCGCTTCCACCCGGGCGCTGGCGCGGGCCCGGGCCCGGGGACGGACCGCAGCGTGCCGCACACCAACGGGCTGCTGTCCCCGCAGCAGGCCGAGGACCCGGGCGCGCCGTCGCCGCAGCGCTGGTTCGTGACGCCGGCCAACAACCGGCTGGACTTCGCGGCCTCGGCCTACGACACGGCCACGGACTTCGCGGGCAACGCGGCCACGCTGCTGTCGTACGCGGCCGCCGGCGTCAAGGCGCTGCCGCTGCAGGCCGCGGGCTGCACGGGCCGCCCGCTCGGCTACTACGCCGACCCCTCGGGCTGGGGCGCGCGCAGCCCCCCGCAGTACTGCGGCGCCAAGTCGGGCTCCGTGCTGCCCTGCTGGCCCAACAGCGCCGCGGCCGCCGCGCGCATGGCCGGCGCCAACCCCTACCTGGGCGAGGAGGCCGAGGGCCTGGCGGCCGAGCGCTCGCCCCTggcgcccgccgccgccgccgaggaCGCCAAGCCCAAGGACCTGTCCGACTCCAGCTGGATCGAGACGCCCTCCTCCATCAAGTCCATCGACTCGAGCGATTCGGGCATTTACGAGCAGGCCAAGCGGAGGCGGATCTCGCCCGCCGACACGCCGGTGTCCGAGAGCTCGTCCCCGCTCAAGAGCGAGGTGCTGGCCCAGCGGGACTGCGAGAAGAACTGCGCCAAGGACATAGGCGGCTACTACGGCTTCTACTCGCACAGCTAG